The region AAATAAATTGCGTGGTGTCTCGCAGTTTTCACAAGAATTAAATCCCATTTGATACCACTTCATCGTAACCTTAAGCAAGCAACTCGCACGAGATTCTGCACAGCGTGAAAGGCAATCTGTGGGTCATTTGCACAAGATTGAATGCAAACATCACCACCGCTAAAGTCTGGGCATAATTGATCTCTAGGGAAATGTGGCAAATCCTTGTAATGCTTTAGGTCGCGCAACTTTTAAACCCAATTTATCAAAAGAACTTGCTCCTGCGCCAAAGGTGATTGTCAAATCGTAAGGATTCAGTAAATCTGTCTTTCCGTGTCGTTGGTTGGGACAAGCACATTCTTGCTATATAGCGCGACATTCTCACCTGTTGTGAGCTTGCTCGCATAAGCAGTCCATACTTTAAAATCTCTCTGATTTCAGCAAGAGATTCTATATGTAAATCCAACACAAAAATAAATATGCGTTTGTGTCTGGGTAGTGATTCCTTGTTGATATTTACCAAAAAAATAGATAGGAATTTGCTATTGTGGGAGACATTCGCGGAGTATGAATTTTGGATTCCGCATTAAGGATATCAGGAGATAAAACTCCCGTTCCTGCTATTGCGACACTTTTTAGAAAACTACTGCGGTCTAGGTTTTTTATCTTGCACACCTTATTCCAAAATAACACCCATTTTTGAAAGAGCCTTGCCTAGTTTATTCACTGCTTCAGCAAGTGCTTTATACCCTCAATCGACTGCGGCATTAGCAAATTGTAATCTTCCCATTGCTAAAGAAACTAAACCTATGTTAATTCTAAGAATTTTCATTTTGTGTCCTTTATTTTTTGTAAGTTTTTTATTAAAAATACAATTATGATAAATGATGTGCGAGTTTTTGGGGAATCGCAGTGTATTTTGAAGCAGAAAATCAAACAAAATTTGATAAAATTTTCAATATGCTTGAGGAGCAAAAAATTAAATATGAGATAAAGAATCAAAGTTATAAATTGTAACAATATAATTCTCAATAAAATAAATGGTTAAAAGAACTTAAAAATTAAAAACAATCCAAAAACTTTAACTCCACTTAAAGAAAAATTTTTTGTTGCCTTGCGATATTGGTTTTTTAAGTATTTTACAAATATGATAGCACCTATTTTCTATAAACTTAGCAAACCTCTTCCGCCTCATTATCAATTCTACTTTATCACTTATCACGCCACAGGACACAATGCTATGATGGATTTTTTAAAATATTGTGGCGTTTCTATCAATGGAGATTGCCAAGAAATAAATAGTCTTGAGAGATATAAGAAAAATTACGAAACACTATCTAGATTCCACACCCATTGCTCTCTTGCTCTTTGTGAATACAATTTTAAAGATTTTTACCAATACACACATCTTTTAAACGCTAGAGTGCCTGCTCTCCTTCTAGTGCGCGACCCAATCTCTGTTTTAAAGTCTTGCATTAACTTTGTTGCAACCCCAAAAGAAAAAACAATAAATGGGGGGGGGGGCAAAATAAACTCTTGAATATTTGCAATATAGTGCTTACAATCCTAAAACCAAAGAATTTCATCTCGCTAACTCTCCTTGCCTTGACAACATAGAATCCTATGTAATCCGATATCAAAATAAAAAAGTATTGCAT is a window of Helicobacter ganmani DNA encoding:
- a CDS encoding Dyp-type peroxidase domain-containing protein codes for the protein MRDLKHYKDLPHFPRDQLCPDFSGGDVCIQSCANDPQIAFHAVQNLVRVACLRLR
- a CDS encoding Dyp-type peroxidase domain-containing protein, with translation MTITFGAGASSFDKLGLKVARPKALQGFATFP